The Ciconia boyciana chromosome 15, ASM3463844v1, whole genome shotgun sequence genome has a segment encoding these proteins:
- the GP1BB gene encoding platelet glycoprotein Ib beta chain, translated as MNSGILFLSLLGFLPLVIPICPVPCKCAPNIIDCTSKGLTVAKLPVSFRPSAEIIHLGYNRLTSIPNGLFDNLKSLQVVYLQGNPWECNCDILYLRSWLQWQQNRTVYRDVRCTSPAHLQNRIIAYLTEDEITSTCQYWYCSLALLSQLCLFILLFLQGILVIFIIVYLQKFRRMTAEARSTSRDLHQHVDTWASSSRSPYNGD; from the coding sequence ATGAACAGTGGAATTCTCTTCTTGTCCCTCCTTGGCTTCCTCCCACTCGTGATACCCATATGCCCTGTGCCGTGCAAATGTGCCCCCAACATTATTGACTGCACGTCAAAAGGCTTAACTGTAGCAAAACTACCAGTTTCTTTCCGCCCTTCGGCTGAAATTATCCACCTTGGTTACAACAGGCTCACCTCTATTCCCAATGGGCTCTTTGACAACCTAAAGAGCCTCCAGGTCGTGTACCTGCAGGGCAACCCTTGGGAATGCAACTGTGACATCCTCTACTTGCGCTCCTGGCTCCAGTGGCAGCAGAACCGGACCGTATACAGGGATGTGAGATGTACCTCCCCAGCTCACCTGCAGAACCGGATCATTGCCTATCTGACGGAAGACGAGATCACCTCCACGTGCCAGTACTGGTACTGCAGCCTGGCTCTCCTCTCTCAGCTCTGTCTCTtcatcctccttttcctccagggCATCTTGGTTATCTTCATCATTGTCTACCTGCAGAAATTTCGGAGAATGACCGCTGAAGCCCGAAGCACCAGCCGAGATCTACACCAGCATGTAGACACCTGGGCATCTTCTTCAAGAAGCCCCTACAATGGTGATTAA
- the SEPTIN5 gene encoding septin-5 isoform X7, translated as MDSIIIQERLVERLLSPRTQAQRSHPAKLKDHEKQYVGFATLPNQVHRKSVKKGFDFTLMVAERINQTVEIVKHTVDIEEKGVKLKLTIVDTPGFGDAVNNTECWKPITDYIDQQFEQYFRDESGLNRKNIQDNRVHCCLYFISPFGHGLRPVDVEFMKALHEKVNIVPLIAKADCLIPSEIRKLKERIREEIDKFGIKVYQFPECDSDEDEEFKQQDRELKESAPFAVIGSNTVVEAKGQRVRGRLYPWGIVEVENQAHCDFVKLRNMLIRTHMHDLKDVTCDVHYENYRAQCIQQMTSKLTQDNRIESPIPILPLPTPDTETEKLIKMKDEELRRMQEMLQKMQQQMQDQ; from the exons GACCATGAGAAGCAGTACGTGGGCTTTGCCACTCTGCCGAACCAGGTCCACCGGAAATCCGTGAAGAAGGGTTTCGACTTCACCCTGATGGTCGCAG AGAGAATCAACCAGACAGTGGAGATTGTCAAGCACACGGTGGACATTGAGGAGAAGGGTGTCAAGCTGAAGCTGACCATAGTGGACACACCAGGCTTTGGAGACGCTGTTAACAACACTGAGTG CTGGAAGCCCATCACTGACTATATTGACCAGCAGTTTGAGCAGTATTTCCGTGATGAGAGTGGCCTGAACCGGAAGAACATCCAGGACAACCGAGTGCATTGCTGCCTGTACTTCATCTCGCCCTTCGGGCATGG gctgaggcCTGTGGATGTTGAGTTCATGAAGGCTCTGCATGAGAAGGTCAACATTGTGCCCCTGATTGCCAAAGCCGACTGCCTGATCCCTTCCGAGATCCGGAAGCTAAAAGAGAGG ATCCGGGAAGAGATTGATAAATTTGGCATTAAAGTGTACCAGTTTCCTGAGTGTGACTCTGATGAAGATGAGGAGTTCAAGCAGCAGGATAGAGAGCTGAAG GAGAGCGCTCCCTTTGCCGTCATCGGCAGTAACACAGTGGTGGAGGCGAAAGGCCAGCGAGTCCGTGGACGGCTCTACCCCTGGGGCATTGTGGAAG TGGAAAACCAGGCACACTGCGACTTTGTGAAGCTGCGGAACATGCTGATCCGGACACACATGCATGACCTGAAGGATGTCACTTGTGATGTCCACTATGAGAACTACCGAGCTCAGTGCATCCAGCAAATGACCAG CAAACTGACTCAGGACAACAGGATAGAAAGCCCGATTCCTATCCTGCCTCTCCCGACACCGGACACTGAGACAGAGAAGCTGATCAAAATGAAGGATGAGGAG TTACGGCGGATGCAAGAGATGCTGCAGAAgatgcagcagcagatgcaggaTCAATGA
- the SEPTIN5 gene encoding septin-5 isoform X4 yields the protein MDSIIIQERLVERLLSPRTQAQRSHPAKLKDHEKQYVGFATLPNQVHRKSVKKGFDFTLMVAGESGLGKSTLVNSLFLTDLYKDRKLLNAEERINQTVEIVKHTVDIEEKGVKLKLTIVDTPGFGDAVNNTECWKPITDYIDQQFEQYFRDESGLNRKNIQDNRVHCCLYFISPFGHGLRPVDVEFMKALHEKVNIVPLIAKADCLIPSEIRKLKERIREEIDKFGIKVYQFPECDSDEDEEFKQQDRELKESAPFAVIGSNTVVEAKGQRVRGRLYPWGIVEVENQAHCDFVKLRNMLIRTHMHDLKDVTCDVHYENYRAQCIQQMTSKLTQDNRIESPIPILPLPTPDTETEKLIKMKDEELRRMQEMLQKMQQQMQDQ from the exons GACCATGAGAAGCAGTACGTGGGCTTTGCCACTCTGCCGAACCAGGTCCACCGGAAATCCGTGAAGAAGGGTTTCGACTTCACCCTGATGGTCGCAG GAGAGTCGGGTCTGGGCAAATCCACACTGGTGAATAGCCTGTTCCTGACAGACCTCTACAAAGACAGAAAGCTCCTCAACGCAGAGG AGAGAATCAACCAGACAGTGGAGATTGTCAAGCACACGGTGGACATTGAGGAGAAGGGTGTCAAGCTGAAGCTGACCATAGTGGACACACCAGGCTTTGGAGACGCTGTTAACAACACTGAGTG CTGGAAGCCCATCACTGACTATATTGACCAGCAGTTTGAGCAGTATTTCCGTGATGAGAGTGGCCTGAACCGGAAGAACATCCAGGACAACCGAGTGCATTGCTGCCTGTACTTCATCTCGCCCTTCGGGCATGG gctgaggcCTGTGGATGTTGAGTTCATGAAGGCTCTGCATGAGAAGGTCAACATTGTGCCCCTGATTGCCAAAGCCGACTGCCTGATCCCTTCCGAGATCCGGAAGCTAAAAGAGAGG ATCCGGGAAGAGATTGATAAATTTGGCATTAAAGTGTACCAGTTTCCTGAGTGTGACTCTGATGAAGATGAGGAGTTCAAGCAGCAGGATAGAGAGCTGAAG GAGAGCGCTCCCTTTGCCGTCATCGGCAGTAACACAGTGGTGGAGGCGAAAGGCCAGCGAGTCCGTGGACGGCTCTACCCCTGGGGCATTGTGGAAG TGGAAAACCAGGCACACTGCGACTTTGTGAAGCTGCGGAACATGCTGATCCGGACACACATGCATGACCTGAAGGATGTCACTTGTGATGTCCACTATGAGAACTACCGAGCTCAGTGCATCCAGCAAATGACCAG CAAACTGACTCAGGACAACAGGATAGAAAGCCCGATTCCTATCCTGCCTCTCCCGACACCGGACACTGAGACAGAGAAGCTGATCAAAATGAAGGATGAGGAG TTACGGCGGATGCAAGAGATGCTGCAGAAgatgcagcagcagatgcaggaTCAATGA
- the SEPTIN5 gene encoding septin-5 isoform X8, translated as MVPEQMCAARDETSEKQRSGKTLDHEKQYVGFATLPNQVHRKSVKKGFDFTLMVAERINQTVEIVKHTVDIEEKGVKLKLTIVDTPGFGDAVNNTECWKPITDYIDQQFEQYFRDESGLNRKNIQDNRVHCCLYFISPFGHGLRPVDVEFMKALHEKVNIVPLIAKADCLIPSEIRKLKERIREEIDKFGIKVYQFPECDSDEDEEFKQQDRELKESAPFAVIGSNTVVEAKGQRVRGRLYPWGIVEVENQAHCDFVKLRNMLIRTHMHDLKDVTCDVHYENYRAQCIQQMTSKLTQDNRIESPIPILPLPTPDTETEKLIKMKDEELRRMQEMLQKMQQQMQDQ; from the exons GACCATGAGAAGCAGTACGTGGGCTTTGCCACTCTGCCGAACCAGGTCCACCGGAAATCCGTGAAGAAGGGTTTCGACTTCACCCTGATGGTCGCAG AGAGAATCAACCAGACAGTGGAGATTGTCAAGCACACGGTGGACATTGAGGAGAAGGGTGTCAAGCTGAAGCTGACCATAGTGGACACACCAGGCTTTGGAGACGCTGTTAACAACACTGAGTG CTGGAAGCCCATCACTGACTATATTGACCAGCAGTTTGAGCAGTATTTCCGTGATGAGAGTGGCCTGAACCGGAAGAACATCCAGGACAACCGAGTGCATTGCTGCCTGTACTTCATCTCGCCCTTCGGGCATGG gctgaggcCTGTGGATGTTGAGTTCATGAAGGCTCTGCATGAGAAGGTCAACATTGTGCCCCTGATTGCCAAAGCCGACTGCCTGATCCCTTCCGAGATCCGGAAGCTAAAAGAGAGG ATCCGGGAAGAGATTGATAAATTTGGCATTAAAGTGTACCAGTTTCCTGAGTGTGACTCTGATGAAGATGAGGAGTTCAAGCAGCAGGATAGAGAGCTGAAG GAGAGCGCTCCCTTTGCCGTCATCGGCAGTAACACAGTGGTGGAGGCGAAAGGCCAGCGAGTCCGTGGACGGCTCTACCCCTGGGGCATTGTGGAAG TGGAAAACCAGGCACACTGCGACTTTGTGAAGCTGCGGAACATGCTGATCCGGACACACATGCATGACCTGAAGGATGTCACTTGTGATGTCCACTATGAGAACTACCGAGCTCAGTGCATCCAGCAAATGACCAG CAAACTGACTCAGGACAACAGGATAGAAAGCCCGATTCCTATCCTGCCTCTCCCGACACCGGACACTGAGACAGAGAAGCTGATCAAAATGAAGGATGAGGAG TTACGGCGGATGCAAGAGATGCTGCAGAAgatgcagcagcagatgcaggaTCAATGA
- the SEPTIN5 gene encoding septin-5 isoform X5, which yields MVPEQMCAARDETSEKQRSGKTLDHEKQYVGFATLPNQVHRKSVKKGFDFTLMVAGESGLGKSTLVNSLFLTDLYKDRKLLNAEERINQTVEIVKHTVDIEEKGVKLKLTIVDTPGFGDAVNNTECWKPITDYIDQQFEQYFRDESGLNRKNIQDNRVHCCLYFISPFGHGLRPVDVEFMKALHEKVNIVPLIAKADCLIPSEIRKLKERIREEIDKFGIKVYQFPECDSDEDEEFKQQDRELKESAPFAVIGSNTVVEAKGQRVRGRLYPWGIVEVENQAHCDFVKLRNMLIRTHMHDLKDVTCDVHYENYRAQCIQQMTSKLTQDNRIESPIPILPLPTPDTETEKLIKMKDEELRRMQEMLQKMQQQMQDQ from the exons GACCATGAGAAGCAGTACGTGGGCTTTGCCACTCTGCCGAACCAGGTCCACCGGAAATCCGTGAAGAAGGGTTTCGACTTCACCCTGATGGTCGCAG GAGAGTCGGGTCTGGGCAAATCCACACTGGTGAATAGCCTGTTCCTGACAGACCTCTACAAAGACAGAAAGCTCCTCAACGCAGAGG AGAGAATCAACCAGACAGTGGAGATTGTCAAGCACACGGTGGACATTGAGGAGAAGGGTGTCAAGCTGAAGCTGACCATAGTGGACACACCAGGCTTTGGAGACGCTGTTAACAACACTGAGTG CTGGAAGCCCATCACTGACTATATTGACCAGCAGTTTGAGCAGTATTTCCGTGATGAGAGTGGCCTGAACCGGAAGAACATCCAGGACAACCGAGTGCATTGCTGCCTGTACTTCATCTCGCCCTTCGGGCATGG gctgaggcCTGTGGATGTTGAGTTCATGAAGGCTCTGCATGAGAAGGTCAACATTGTGCCCCTGATTGCCAAAGCCGACTGCCTGATCCCTTCCGAGATCCGGAAGCTAAAAGAGAGG ATCCGGGAAGAGATTGATAAATTTGGCATTAAAGTGTACCAGTTTCCTGAGTGTGACTCTGATGAAGATGAGGAGTTCAAGCAGCAGGATAGAGAGCTGAAG GAGAGCGCTCCCTTTGCCGTCATCGGCAGTAACACAGTGGTGGAGGCGAAAGGCCAGCGAGTCCGTGGACGGCTCTACCCCTGGGGCATTGTGGAAG TGGAAAACCAGGCACACTGCGACTTTGTGAAGCTGCGGAACATGCTGATCCGGACACACATGCATGACCTGAAGGATGTCACTTGTGATGTCCACTATGAGAACTACCGAGCTCAGTGCATCCAGCAAATGACCAG CAAACTGACTCAGGACAACAGGATAGAAAGCCCGATTCCTATCCTGCCTCTCCCGACACCGGACACTGAGACAGAGAAGCTGATCAAAATGAAGGATGAGGAG TTACGGCGGATGCAAGAGATGCTGCAGAAgatgcagcagcagatgcaggaTCAATGA
- the SEPTIN5 gene encoding septin-5 isoform X6 — MEELFCLTKDHEKQYVGFATLPNQVHRKSVKKGFDFTLMVAGESGLGKSTLVNSLFLTDLYKDRKLLNAEERINQTVEIVKHTVDIEEKGVKLKLTIVDTPGFGDAVNNTECWKPITDYIDQQFEQYFRDESGLNRKNIQDNRVHCCLYFISPFGHGLRPVDVEFMKALHEKVNIVPLIAKADCLIPSEIRKLKERIREEIDKFGIKVYQFPECDSDEDEEFKQQDRELKESAPFAVIGSNTVVEAKGQRVRGRLYPWGIVEVENQAHCDFVKLRNMLIRTHMHDLKDVTCDVHYENYRAQCIQQMTSKLTQDNRIESPIPILPLPTPDTETEKLIKMKDEELRRMQEMLQKMQQQMQDQ; from the exons GACCATGAGAAGCAGTACGTGGGCTTTGCCACTCTGCCGAACCAGGTCCACCGGAAATCCGTGAAGAAGGGTTTCGACTTCACCCTGATGGTCGCAG GAGAGTCGGGTCTGGGCAAATCCACACTGGTGAATAGCCTGTTCCTGACAGACCTCTACAAAGACAGAAAGCTCCTCAACGCAGAGG AGAGAATCAACCAGACAGTGGAGATTGTCAAGCACACGGTGGACATTGAGGAGAAGGGTGTCAAGCTGAAGCTGACCATAGTGGACACACCAGGCTTTGGAGACGCTGTTAACAACACTGAGTG CTGGAAGCCCATCACTGACTATATTGACCAGCAGTTTGAGCAGTATTTCCGTGATGAGAGTGGCCTGAACCGGAAGAACATCCAGGACAACCGAGTGCATTGCTGCCTGTACTTCATCTCGCCCTTCGGGCATGG gctgaggcCTGTGGATGTTGAGTTCATGAAGGCTCTGCATGAGAAGGTCAACATTGTGCCCCTGATTGCCAAAGCCGACTGCCTGATCCCTTCCGAGATCCGGAAGCTAAAAGAGAGG ATCCGGGAAGAGATTGATAAATTTGGCATTAAAGTGTACCAGTTTCCTGAGTGTGACTCTGATGAAGATGAGGAGTTCAAGCAGCAGGATAGAGAGCTGAAG GAGAGCGCTCCCTTTGCCGTCATCGGCAGTAACACAGTGGTGGAGGCGAAAGGCCAGCGAGTCCGTGGACGGCTCTACCCCTGGGGCATTGTGGAAG TGGAAAACCAGGCACACTGCGACTTTGTGAAGCTGCGGAACATGCTGATCCGGACACACATGCATGACCTGAAGGATGTCACTTGTGATGTCCACTATGAGAACTACCGAGCTCAGTGCATCCAGCAAATGACCAG CAAACTGACTCAGGACAACAGGATAGAAAGCCCGATTCCTATCCTGCCTCTCCCGACACCGGACACTGAGACAGAGAAGCTGATCAAAATGAAGGATGAGGAG TTACGGCGGATGCAAGAGATGCTGCAGAAgatgcagcagcagatgcaggaTCAATGA
- the SEPTIN5 gene encoding septin-5 isoform X3: MSTGVRYKSKLVNPEEKQKKKKEAEIFIIPATDHEKQYVGFATLPNQVHRKSVKKGFDFTLMVAGESGLGKSTLVNSLFLTDLYKDRKLLNAEERINQTVEIVKHTVDIEEKGVKLKLTIVDTPGFGDAVNNTECWKPITDYIDQQFEQYFRDESGLNRKNIQDNRVHCCLYFISPFGHGLRPVDVEFMKALHEKVNIVPLIAKADCLIPSEIRKLKERIREEIDKFGIKVYQFPECDSDEDEEFKQQDRELKESAPFAVIGSNTVVEAKGQRVRGRLYPWGIVEVENQAHCDFVKLRNMLIRTHMHDLKDVTCDVHYENYRAQCIQQMTSKLTQDNRIESPIPILPLPTPDTETEKLIKMKDEELRRMQEMLQKMQQQMQDQ; encoded by the exons GACCATGAGAAGCAGTACGTGGGCTTTGCCACTCTGCCGAACCAGGTCCACCGGAAATCCGTGAAGAAGGGTTTCGACTTCACCCTGATGGTCGCAG GAGAGTCGGGTCTGGGCAAATCCACACTGGTGAATAGCCTGTTCCTGACAGACCTCTACAAAGACAGAAAGCTCCTCAACGCAGAGG AGAGAATCAACCAGACAGTGGAGATTGTCAAGCACACGGTGGACATTGAGGAGAAGGGTGTCAAGCTGAAGCTGACCATAGTGGACACACCAGGCTTTGGAGACGCTGTTAACAACACTGAGTG CTGGAAGCCCATCACTGACTATATTGACCAGCAGTTTGAGCAGTATTTCCGTGATGAGAGTGGCCTGAACCGGAAGAACATCCAGGACAACCGAGTGCATTGCTGCCTGTACTTCATCTCGCCCTTCGGGCATGG gctgaggcCTGTGGATGTTGAGTTCATGAAGGCTCTGCATGAGAAGGTCAACATTGTGCCCCTGATTGCCAAAGCCGACTGCCTGATCCCTTCCGAGATCCGGAAGCTAAAAGAGAGG ATCCGGGAAGAGATTGATAAATTTGGCATTAAAGTGTACCAGTTTCCTGAGTGTGACTCTGATGAAGATGAGGAGTTCAAGCAGCAGGATAGAGAGCTGAAG GAGAGCGCTCCCTTTGCCGTCATCGGCAGTAACACAGTGGTGGAGGCGAAAGGCCAGCGAGTCCGTGGACGGCTCTACCCCTGGGGCATTGTGGAAG TGGAAAACCAGGCACACTGCGACTTTGTGAAGCTGCGGAACATGCTGATCCGGACACACATGCATGACCTGAAGGATGTCACTTGTGATGTCCACTATGAGAACTACCGAGCTCAGTGCATCCAGCAAATGACCAG CAAACTGACTCAGGACAACAGGATAGAAAGCCCGATTCCTATCCTGCCTCTCCCGACACCGGACACTGAGACAGAGAAGCTGATCAAAATGAAGGATGAGGAG TTACGGCGGATGCAAGAGATGCTGCAGAAgatgcagcagcagatgcaggaTCAATGA
- the SEPTIN5 gene encoding septin-5 isoform X9 has protein sequence MVAGESGLGKSTLVNSLFLTDLYKDRKLLNAEERINQTVEIVKHTVDIEEKGVKLKLTIVDTPGFGDAVNNTECWKPITDYIDQQFEQYFRDESGLNRKNIQDNRVHCCLYFISPFGHGLRPVDVEFMKALHEKVNIVPLIAKADCLIPSEIRKLKERIREEIDKFGIKVYQFPECDSDEDEEFKQQDRELKESAPFAVIGSNTVVEAKGQRVRGRLYPWGIVEVENQAHCDFVKLRNMLIRTHMHDLKDVTCDVHYENYRAQCIQQMTSKLTQDNRIESPIPILPLPTPDTETEKLIKMKDEELRRMQEMLQKMQQQMQDQ, from the exons ATGGTCGCAG GAGAGTCGGGTCTGGGCAAATCCACACTGGTGAATAGCCTGTTCCTGACAGACCTCTACAAAGACAGAAAGCTCCTCAACGCAGAGG AGAGAATCAACCAGACAGTGGAGATTGTCAAGCACACGGTGGACATTGAGGAGAAGGGTGTCAAGCTGAAGCTGACCATAGTGGACACACCAGGCTTTGGAGACGCTGTTAACAACACTGAGTG CTGGAAGCCCATCACTGACTATATTGACCAGCAGTTTGAGCAGTATTTCCGTGATGAGAGTGGCCTGAACCGGAAGAACATCCAGGACAACCGAGTGCATTGCTGCCTGTACTTCATCTCGCCCTTCGGGCATGG gctgaggcCTGTGGATGTTGAGTTCATGAAGGCTCTGCATGAGAAGGTCAACATTGTGCCCCTGATTGCCAAAGCCGACTGCCTGATCCCTTCCGAGATCCGGAAGCTAAAAGAGAGG ATCCGGGAAGAGATTGATAAATTTGGCATTAAAGTGTACCAGTTTCCTGAGTGTGACTCTGATGAAGATGAGGAGTTCAAGCAGCAGGATAGAGAGCTGAAG GAGAGCGCTCCCTTTGCCGTCATCGGCAGTAACACAGTGGTGGAGGCGAAAGGCCAGCGAGTCCGTGGACGGCTCTACCCCTGGGGCATTGTGGAAG TGGAAAACCAGGCACACTGCGACTTTGTGAAGCTGCGGAACATGCTGATCCGGACACACATGCATGACCTGAAGGATGTCACTTGTGATGTCCACTATGAGAACTACCGAGCTCAGTGCATCCAGCAAATGACCAG CAAACTGACTCAGGACAACAGGATAGAAAGCCCGATTCCTATCCTGCCTCTCCCGACACCGGACACTGAGACAGAGAAGCTGATCAAAATGAAGGATGAGGAG TTACGGCGGATGCAAGAGATGCTGCAGAAgatgcagcagcagatgcaggaTCAATGA